A window of the Lactobacillus amylovorus DSM 20531 genome harbors these coding sequences:
- a CDS encoding prenyltransferase encodes MSISTFLELVEIKAKPASVMPFSLGLCFSAYYYHSINWGVSIVFFIAMFMFNMVVDMLDNYNDYYHADSKSYQQKTNIIGRENIDPKLVRNLIISMTLISAAIGIWLASQTGWAVLWMGLFCYFIGFGYSSGPHPISSLPLGELASGFTMGFMIVLLSVYLNAYQVFAWNWLSVGQVFLLALADELWISNLMLANNICDAQEDEDNHRKTIVHFIGKKAALTAYSMKNVLAFLVIIVLPFLKIAPVTVWLTVLIVPFVYKQNKLLLQKQVKTETFICAVKTLLVGALTYSITYIIGVLL; translated from the coding sequence ATGTCAATAAGTACATTTTTAGAATTGGTAGAAATCAAGGCGAAACCGGCTAGCGTGATGCCGTTCTCGCTGGGATTATGTTTCAGTGCATATTATTATCATTCCATTAACTGGGGCGTATCAATTGTCTTCTTCATTGCCATGTTTATGTTCAATATGGTAGTAGATATGTTGGATAATTATAATGACTATTATCACGCAGATAGTAAATCTTACCAACAAAAAACTAACATTATTGGTCGAGAAAATATCGATCCTAAGTTAGTCAGAAATCTGATTATCAGCATGACACTAATTTCAGCTGCTATCGGAATTTGGCTAGCTTCACAAACCGGTTGGGCAGTTCTATGGATGGGTCTCTTCTGTTACTTTATTGGTTTTGGTTATTCATCTGGTCCACACCCGATTTCAAGTTTGCCCTTAGGTGAGTTAGCTTCAGGCTTTACTATGGGCTTTATGATTGTACTGCTGAGCGTTTATCTGAATGCTTATCAGGTCTTTGCTTGGAACTGGCTTAGTGTTGGCCAAGTCTTCTTGTTGGCTCTAGCTGACGAGTTATGGATTTCTAATTTAATGCTAGCCAACAACATCTGTGATGCGCAAGAAGATGAAGACAATCATCGCAAGACAATCGTACACTTCATTGGTAAAAAAGCCGCATTGACTGCTTACAGTATGAAAAATGTTTTGGCATTTTTAGTCATCATTGTTTTACCATTTTTGAAAATTGCACCAGTCACTGTCTGGTTAACAGTTTTAATTGTACCGTTTGTTTATAAGCAAAACAAATTACTGTTACAAAAACAGGTAAAAACTGAAACGTTTATTTGTGCAGTCAAAACGCTATTAGTAGGTGCTTTAACTTATTCAATTACTTACATCATTGGCGTTTTGCTTTAG